The genomic region AGCATGATTCCGGTTAATCAGAAAGTAACGGATTGGGCATGCTCATCTATAGATGCCGTGAAAAAACAAACTGCAAACAAAGCGCGCTCGCGCTACCAATTTCGCCAGCAACGAATTGCTCATGAGAAGCGGACTGATCTCAAAACACACACCAAAGAATTTATCCAACCGCCACAAACTCAGATGAGTCCTGAGGTGCGCAAACAAGCGATTATTACAGCCGCTCTCAAGCGTGCAGCGGCAATACGGCCCCAAACGGAAAACAAACCAGATTCCATAAAAAATAAATGAATGCCGCCAAACGCCATGAGATTTTTGCTTGCTTAAAAACAACCAACCCTAATCCGACCACTGAACTGGAATATCGCACACCTTTCGAGTTACTTATTGCAGTGATACTTTCTGCTCAAGCTACAGACAAAAGCGTTAATCTCGCAACACAAAAATTATTTCCCAAAGCCCATACACCAGAGGAAATTCTTGCTTTAGGAGAAGCGGGTTTAACAGGATTTATCCAAAGAATTGGGTTATATAAAACCAAAGCAAAAAATATCTTGGCCACCTGCCAATTGTTAATACAACAACATCGGAGTGAAGTGCCACGTACGCGGGAACTGCTCGAGCAATTACCCGGTGTCGGGCGAAAGACCGCCAATGTCATTTTGAATACCGCTTTTGGTGAACCAACAATCGCTGTAGATACTCATATTTTCAGGGTTGCCAATCGCACAGGCCTTGCGACTGGAAAAAATGTTTTAGAAGTGGAATTGAAACTGCTTAAGACAGTGCCAAAAGAATTTCGTCAGGATGCGCACCATTGGTTGATTCTTCATGGCAGATACGTTTGTAAAGCAAGAAAACCAATATGCTCAGCATGCAAAATAAATCATCTGTGTGAGTTCAAGGATAAAAATATTTAAATCTATGTTCAAACCCTCTAGAGAACAAGCGCGTCAATTGTTTTTTGATACTTGGCACAAATACCATCAGCTAGAAGCCCTGTCCGGGATTGAAGCAATTGCATTGGAAGTAATACTGCAACACCAGGAATATCAAGGATTACTTGATAATCCCGATCAGTATTTGGATAAGGATTTTCTGCCCGAAATGGGTGATACGAATCCATTCTTGCACATGAGCATGCATGTGGCGATCAAAGAACAACTTTCAATTAATCAACCTATTGGAATTTGCGAACGATTTGCTCGACTGCTGGAAAAAGGCGGGAGCGAACACGATGCCGCACATCAGGTAATGGAATGTCTCGC from Nitrosomonas ureae harbors:
- the nth gene encoding endonuclease III, which codes for MNAAKRHEIFACLKTTNPNPTTELEYRTPFELLIAVILSAQATDKSVNLATQKLFPKAHTPEEILALGEAGLTGFIQRIGLYKTKAKNILATCQLLIQQHRSEVPRTRELLEQLPGVGRKTANVILNTAFGEPTIAVDTHIFRVANRTGLATGKNVLEVELKLLKTVPKEFRQDAHHWLILHGRYVCKARKPICSACKINHLCEFKDKNI
- a CDS encoding DUF1841 family protein, producing MFKPSREQARQLFFDTWHKYHQLEALSGIEAIALEVILQHQEYQGLLDNPDQYLDKDFLPEMGDTNPFLHMSMHVAIKEQLSINQPIGICERFARLLEKGGSEHDAAHQVMECLAEMIWQAQRYQSAPDATIYFDCLDKRLS